A window of the Dictyostelium discoideum AX4 chromosome 4 chromosome, whole genome shotgun sequence genome harbors these coding sequences:
- a CDS encoding histidine acid phosphatase family protein, which produces MIINFLLNSIVGTVKLDENPNINLKNNINNNDNNKENSIEINDYLQTLVKEEDFKNQHTDPNFKFLALRSTKVPIDEYNPENYQLKFVQIITRHGRRTPESKRYPLTMWTCNSLDQLITNKDTSRPDCNMGQLTVLGIVDQINVGKAYRNLFINNLHFLDNKYNKDQIFIRSSNRERTISSARSFMHGLYGGSFADDQEKSPNHSSFLILDEKDENMYPRSSPKYNFLKGLLKKHKAVIEENEKSNLKEFTEKIKNIFEDSKFDTAFYVPSWRSYAGLVNSFDCFRNNGLPLPKGFTNDVIQRMYEESAKEFKSARLFPEMSILGIGRFVNDLTKQMYLKSVNDPSVKDLKLSLYSGHDTTLAALLVAYDMYEDNVHPVTSSALEYLLFQDKNYKEPEVVTKSNEKELINHQYVKVIFNHKPIHIGPCKDKEVDGMCPLSEFLKISQSIIPTNYDEQSKITDEEKNKYIQEST; this is translated from the exons atgataattaattttttattaaattcaatagtTGGTACTGTTAAATTAGATGAAAatccaaatattaatttaaaaaacaatataaacaataatgataataataaagagaattcaattgaaattaatgattacCTTCAAACACTTGTAAAAGAAGAAGATTTTAAGAATCAACATACAgatccaaattttaaatttttagcaTTAAGATCAACTAAAGTACCAATAGATGAATATAATCCAGAgaattaccaattgaaatttgttCAAATCATTACAAGACATGGTAGAAGAACACCAGAATCAAAGAGATATCCATTAACAATGTGGACTTGTAATTCATTGGATCaattaattacaaataaagaTACTTCAAGACCAGATTGTAATATGGGTCAATTAACTGTACTCGGTATTGTAGATCAAATTAATGTTGGTAAAGCTTATAGAAATCTATTCATTAATAATCTTCATTTCcttgataataaatataataaagatCAAATCTTTATTAGATCTTCAAATCGTGAAAGAACAATCTCAAGTGCTAGATCTTTCATGCATGGTCTTTATGGTGGTTCTTTTGCTGATGATCAAGAAAAATCACCAAATCATTCTTCTTTCTTAATTTTAgatgaaaaagatgaaaatatGTATCCAAGATCTTCTCCAAAATAt aattttttaaaaggtttattaaaaaaacataaagctgtaattgaagaaaatgaaaagagtaatttaaaagaatttactgaaaagattaaaaatatttttgaagATAGCAAATTTGATACTGCT TTTTATGTACCAAGTTGGAGATCATATGCAGGATTAGTGAATTCATTTGATTGTTTTAGAAATAATGGTTTACCATTACCAAAAGGATTTACAAATGATGTTATTCAAAGAATGTATGAAGAGAGTGCAAAAGAATTTAAGAGTGCAAGATTATTCCCAGAGATGTCAATATTGGGTATTGGTAGATTCGTTAATGATTTAACAAAACAAATGTATTTAAAGTCTGTTAATGATCCATCagtaaaagatttaaaactTTCATTATATTCAGGTCACGATACTACATTGGCAGCATTATTGGTGGCTTATGATATGTATGAAGATAATGTTCATCCAGTGACTTCATCAGCTTTGGAATATCTTTTATTCCAAgataaaaactataaagaACCAGAAGTTGTcacaaaatcaaatgaaaaggAATTAATCAATCATCAATATGTTAAAGTTATCTTTAATCATAAACCAATTCATATTGGACCAtgtaaagataaagaagTAGACGGTATGTGTCCACTCTCTGAATTCCTTAAAATCTCACAATCAATCATTCCAACAAATTATGATgaacaatcaaaaattactgatgaagaaaagaataaatataTTCAAGAATCaacctaa
- the psiM gene encoding PA14 domain-containing protein gives MKKINNNKIFVLFLTILLYLLNITTAQKPVSINIKIFDQLPLYNDNFGSQSRAATIKSMVATSLNTTFKTPSLGSATSSLPSPQLFQYWFQSNFANETKNSGLNAPLTRTITLNYDSDSGNYIFNNPNFFLIDTDGFDKTASNRIYKDSTGTYHNYHYCVAFNYVFKPDGQGKEMFKFTGNDDVWVFVNNKLLLDGGGVRSPEATTVDFTKAGLVKSQETPLDFFYCERSTNSPPSFKIETNLGGLYCKAYDYCGVCNGDGGTCCNPQTDCLTQLENGTLINDKCTIPICPPLDTQIDKNLGIGFFCQHSQIPDPYAGSLCEKGECDSLTGIWTRNTSICPTDKDLAPQCRKQATCDPKLGCQSTYLCNNVCDIGTCNNGTCTQKTSNDCVQELDRGVEDKCFTYKCVPNVGCSKTPICPRGTDPCKNYTCSGGICGTVDIPQSECSCPCPGLNKCNTRICNPDNTCTLFNLTEINDGNPCTDDLCDPVTGDITHVMTTRCSGCNTCDVKTGKCVAQDSHCDDGNPCTDNACVASANSTANSQVGQCTQTPTAKCDLGDKCMVYSCTLEGGCNATQRVCPNSGACKIGYCEPGFGCKLKDRVCSSDWYCIEAQCDAKYGCIQFDRRCAPDNSKCQEGVCVNNTAIGKNDGKCISEDYDPKPFVCQKAALVSTAVIASVVVVGAVVLGAAIFAGKKGYDAWKTSQGNVMAASQANPLYTQSSNGGENPLYNSPT, from the exons atgaaaaaaataaacaataataaaatttttgttttatttttgacaatattattatatttattaaatattacaaCTGCGCAAAAGCCag tgtcaataaatataaagataTTTGATCAATTACCTttatataatgataattttggtTCACAATCAAGAGCAGCAACCATTAAGAGTATGGTTGCAACATCATTAAATACAACATTTAAAACTCCAAGTTTAGGATCAGCCACCTCAAGCTTACCATCACCACAATTATTCCAATATTGGTTTCAATCAAATTTTGCCAATGAAACAAAAAACTCTGGTTTAAATGCCCCATTAACAAGAACAATTACCTTAAACTATGATTCTGACAGTGgtaattatattttcaacaatccaaatttctttttaa ttGATACAGATGGATTCGATAAAACAGCATCAAATCGTATTTATAAAGATTCAACTGGTACATATCATAATTACCATTATTGTGTTGCCTTTAATTATGTTTTTAAACCAGACGGCCAAGGAAAAGAAATGTTTAAATTCACTGGTAATGATGATGTTTGGGTATTTGtaaacaataaattattattagatggCGGTGGTGTTCGTTCACCAGAGGCAACAACAGTTGATTTCACAAAAGCTGGACTTGTTAAAAGTCAAGAAACTCCATTAGATTTCTTTTATTGCGAACGTAGTACAAACTCTCCtccatcatttaaaattgaaactaATCTTGGCGGATTATATTGTAAAGCTTATGATTATTGCGGT gtttgtaatggtgatggtggtacATGTTGTAATCCACAAACAGATTGTTTAACTCAATTAGAAAATGGtacattaattaatgataaatgtACAATACCAATTTGCCCACCTTTAGATAcacaaattgataaaaatctTGGTATTGGTTTCTTCTGTCAACATTCTCAAATTCCAGATCCATATGCTGGAAGTTTATGTGAAAAGGGAGAATGTGATTCATTAACTGGTATTTGGACTAGAAATACAAGTATTTGTCCAACTGATAAGGATCTTGCACCACAATGTAGAAAACAAGCTACATGTGATCCAAAATTAGGTTGTCAATCAACTTACTTATGTAACAATGTTTGTGATATTGGTACATGTAACAATGGAACTTGTACCCAAAAGACATCGAATGATTGTGTCCAAGAGTTGGATCGTGGTGTTGAAGATAAATGTTTCACTTATAAATGTGTTCCAAATGTTGGTTGTTCCAAAACTCCAATTTGTCCAAGAGGTACTGATCCATGTAAAAACTATACCTGTTCTGGAGGTATTTGTGGAACTGTTGATATTCCTCAAAGTGAATGCAGTTGTCCTTGCCCAGGTTTAAACAAATGTAATACCAGAATTTGTAATCCAGATAATACTTGCACTCTTTTCAATCTCACTGAGATTAACGATGGTAACCCATGTACTGATGATTTATGTGACCCAGTCACCGGTGACATCACTCATGTTATGACCACTAGATGTTCAGGTTGTAACACTTGTGATGTTAAGACTGGTAAATGTGTAGCTCAAGATTCTCAttgtgatgatggtaatCCATGTACTGATAATGCTTGTGTCGCTTCAGCTAATAGTACCGCCAATAGCCAAGTTGGTCAATGCACTCAAACTCCAACTGCTAAATGTGATTTGGGTGATAAATGTATGGTTTACAGTTGTACCTTGGAAGGTGGTTGTAATGCAACTCAACGTGTTTGTCCAAACTCTGGTGCTTGTAAAATTGGTTATTGTGAACCTGGTTTCGGTTGTAAATTAAAGGATAGAGTTTGTTCTTCCGATTGGTATTGTATTGAAGCTCAATGTGATGCAAAATATGGTTGCATTCAATTCGATAGAAGATGTGCTCCTGATAATAGTAAATGTCAAGAAGGTGTCTGTGTAAACAATACTGCTATCGGTAAAAATGATGGAAAATGTATTTCTGAAGATTATGATCCAAAACCATTTGTTTGTCAAAAAGCTGCTTTAGTTTCAACTGCTGTTATTGCAagtgttgttgtagttggtgCTGTTGTTTTAGGTGCTGCTATA tttgCGGGTAAGAAAGGTTATGATGCTTGGAAAACAAGTCAAGGAAATGTTATGGCAGCTTCACAAGCTAATCCATTATATACTCAATCAAGTAATGGAGGTGAAAATCCACTCTATAACTCACCAACATAA
- the msh5 gene encoding DNA mismatch repair protein (mutS homolog), translated as MNTHNILINNQSPIGWVDNEIPPHHIIGSNKSINENTNGISNDNIEIDNQSHSILAVFYQDLKIGVAYYDRLESNIYLCQCWEDENFSCLNSIKQLINPKVIIIPSRMPQKFIDNILRNLDDSNENNEKQTSKNTQYHYSRFSDFTFESSKNRLLNLKLSMCNTNNTTIKYTFLQNVFNFDNIEMIRAVGGLLSYLSKYILLDDFDSLDNLIINEICPITLNQYLLLDNNTLFSLQIFSNQNHPSCYSFGNSKEGLSLFGLFDKTKTTMGKKLLKTWFMRPSRNRFVIEERQNLIQFFSSQENSSLKFELLDNLKNIKDLKIILSRISSSQNPSKDFISIYKTFHYFLKIKLLIVPKNSELPFLKKLNNLYPQSLVNIYQKFESIFFFADQDDQRISIREGVDEELDQLRNVYLSMDEILTEHGELERVKFTNLTWITSFHLVYYPQLGCLICIPIEESIAIGNQINIPSLSFIFKTSSYLYFQNQKTKELDDFFGDIHNDILDIQSRIEKEVVDEIMSNSGSIIDLCNYCTQLDCILSLASCVQAYDLVKPIISTEQQEIEIQSGRHLIQEYCVTNFIPNDTQNDPTKPVVIVSGPNQSGKSIYIKQVALIVFLGQIGSYVPAKSATISLFDHIYTRISSRESNAISESSFMIDCKQIAQMTRFATSRSLLIIDEYGKGTNPLDGISLLYGLLVFLLTKSPSTPKTFICTHFYEFFELISNSTDSIFNKVLFNTMEFVIETNNNQNNNNKFLDLQSTNTTTNTKTNNNNIFNTTNKITNTNNKPNEFIPFYKLKEGISSSSFGILCAKIAGVNENVVNRAYEIMDHQKQYKTINCQNFEPISPNQSKIKKYNELLDYFENFDPNKDSFENLFSIINKYD; from the exons atgaatacacataatattttaataaataatcaaagtCCAATTGGTTGGGTTGATAATGAAATACCACCACATCATATTATTGGATCCAACAAAagtattaatgaaaatacaaatggaattagtaatgataatatagAAATTGATAATCAATCACATTCAATTTTAGCAGTTTTTtatcaagatttaaaaattggtgtAGCTTATTATGATAGATTAGAATCTAATATCTATTTATGCCAATGCTGGGAAGATGAGAATTTTTCTTGTTTAAATTCAA ttaaacaACTAATAAAtccaaaagtaataataataccttCAAGAATGCCAcaaaaatttattgataatattttaagaAATTTAGATGACtctaatgaaaataatgaaaaacaaaCATCAAAAAATACTCAATACCATTATTCAAGATTTAGTGATTTTACATTTGAATCATCAAAGAATAGATTGTTAAATCTTAAATTATCAATGTGCAATACCAACaatacaacaattaaatatacatttttacaaaatgttttcaattttgataatattgaaatg ataAGAGCAGTTGGTGGATTATTATCatatttatcaaaatatattttattggaTGATTTCGATTCTTtggataatttaattattaatgaaatttgtCCAATTactttaaatcaatatttattattagataataatactttattttcattacaaatattttcaaaccAAAA ccATCCAAGTTGTTATTCATTCGGTAATTCAAAAGAAGgattatctttatttggtTTGTTcgataaaacaaaaacaacaatgggtaaaaagttattaaa aactTGGTTTATGAGACCATCAAGAAATAGATTTGTTATTGAAGAAAgacaaaatttaattcaatttttttcttcaCAAGAAAActcatcattaaaatttgaattattagataatttaaaaaatattaaagatttaaaaataattttaagtAGAATTTC gTCATCACAAAATCCATCTAAAGATTTCATTTCAATCTATAAaacttttcattattttttaaagattaaattattaattgttccAAAGAATTCTGAACtaccatttttaaagaaattaaataatttatatccACAGTCATTGGTTAATATATATCAAAAATTTGaaagtatatttttttttgcagATCAAGATGACCAAAGAATATCAATTAGAGAAGGGGTTGATGAAGAATTGGATCAATTGAGAAATGTTTATTTATCAATGGATGAAATTCTAACTGAACATGGTGAATTAGAAAGagttaaatttacaaatctAACTTGGATTACATCATTTCATTTAGTTTATTATCCACAATTGGGTTGTTTAATTTGTATACCAATTGAAGAGAGTATTGCAATTggtaatcaaattaatatacCATCTTTaagttttatatttaaaacaagTAGTTacctttattttcaaaatcaaaaaactaAAGAATTGGATGATTTCTTTGGTGATATTCATAATGATATATTAGATATTCAATCAAGGATTGAAAAAGAGGTAGTTGACGAAATAATGTCTAATAGTGGTTCAATCATTGATTTATGTAATTATTGTACTCAATTGGATTGTATATTATCATTGGCAAGTTGTGTTCAAGCATATGATCTTGTTAAACCAATCATTTCAACGGAACAacaagaaattgaaattcaaAGTGGTCGTCATTTAATTCAAGAATACTGTGTCACCAATTTCATACCAAATGACACTCAAAACGACCCAACAAAGCCAGTAGTTATCGTTTCTGGTCCAAATCAATCTGGTAAaagtatttatattaaacaAGTTGCTCTAATTGTTTTCCTTGGTCAAATTGGAAGTTATGTACCTGCTAAAAGTGCTActatatcattatttgatcaTATCTATACTAGAATATCATCAAGAGAGAGTAATGCCATCTCTGAATCCTCATTTATGATCGATTGTAAACAAATTGCTCAAATGACTCGTTTTGCAACTAGTCGTTCACTTTTAATCATTGACGAGTATGGAAAAGGTACAAATCCATTGGATGGTATCTCTCTACTATATGGTCTATTGGTATTCCTTTTAACTAAATCGCCATCAACTccaaaaacttttatttgTACTCACTTTTATGAATTCTTTGaactaatttcaaattcaaccgatagtatatttaataaagttttatttaatacaatGGAATTTGTGAttgaaactaataataatcaaaataataataataaatttttagatttacaATCAACCAACACAACTACCAATActaaaaccaataataataatattttcaatactacaaataaaataacaaatacaaataataaaccaaatgaatttataccattttataaattaaaagaaggtATTTCAAGTTCATCGTTTGGTATATTATGTGCAAAGATTGCTGGTGTAAATGAAAATGTAGTAAATAGAGCTTATGAAATTATGGATCATCAAAAACAATACAAAACTATTAATTGTCAAAATTTTGAACCAATATCACCAAATcaatctaaaattaaaaaatataatgagcttttggattattttgaaaattttgatcCAAATAAagattcatttgaaaatttatttagtattataaataaatatgattaa
- the fslA gene encoding G-protein-coupled receptor family protein (Similar to GPCR), which yields MVDIRKSLFFIIFFIFYNYVNSQKAINSDAFCQKKTITSICDPYLFNTDSIYIFNSTTTQESIELEIKRLLGFFSMLPSTCQVPSTYRLICNQYFQTCVPISKTDNSSTIAIPLRPCRESCDYGNGICGTQSITPCTGTFTEPTIYKFPVTSNVFDLSSLGGPSNYDLQCLNIDTMKAGNLNGTYISNNETVIVNQTCVYPLVYRNSTNREDDIKKGYQYLTETSDCLLPCPVPFFTENEWYQFKDLTTVTGVISFVCIFFNIFIYGFLNKKHDRHTIGILCLSFSLWCCMLSDLIVASSPDYSLVCPEPGRFARIHDSRCVANGIIFQWGAVCTTMFWSAMAIDLYLVIKKLSLPAFTVKYFVAAIFTLALLFTTVPLAWDDYGYGFGGVGCWIMSNSVQNGCFWIPMLICLLIGAVSICLIIYEIVKVFKNVGRSGISIILANARLFGIVSFIFIEYIYLFVYHFWVQENTEKFTQNITDWVICVQTTGSSDGCPLPKAVPYATQFIFLFFLRLLGIEVCIFYGINSRSKNIILESDLVNNKYFKAIRSKISSVGATSTTKNNTSTNNTSDQFNTSMFSVEVSKNGGDDDDL from the exons ATGGTGGATATTAGaaaatcacttttttttataatattttttattttttataattatgtAAATTCACAAAAAGCAATAAATTCGGATGCATTTTGCCAAAAGAAAACTATAACATCCATATGTGAcccatatttatttaatacag AttcaatttatatttttaattcaacaacaacacaagAAAGTATAGAATTAGAAATAAAACGTTTGTTGGGATTTTTTTCAATGCTCCCATCAACATGCCAAGTTCCATCAACTTATAGATTAATATGTAATCAATATTTCCAAACTTGTGTTCCAATTTCAAAAACAGATAATTCATCAACTATAGCAATTCCTTTAAGACCATGTAGAGAATCATGTGATTATGGTAATGGTATTTGTGGAACTCAATCAATTACCCCATGCACAGGTACATTCACAGAACcaacaatttataaatttccaGTTACATCAAATGTATTTGATCTTTCATCATTGGGTGGACCAAGTAATTATGATTTACAatgtttaaatattgatacGATGAAAGCAggtaatttaaatggtacctatatttcaaataatgaaactGTAATTGTTAATCAAACATGTGTTTATCCTTTAGTTTATAGAAATTCAACCAATAGAGaagatgatattaaaaaaggttACCAATATCTTACCGAAACCTCCGATTGTTTATTACCCTGTCCAGTACCATTCTTTACAGAGAATGAATGGTAccaatttaaagatttaacaaCAGTTACTGGTgtaatttcatttgtttgtatatttttcaatattttcatatatggttttttaaataaaaaacatgaTAGACATACAATTGGTATTTTAtgtttatcattttctttatgGTGTTGTATGTTATCAGATTTAATTGTCGCTTCAAGTCCAGATTATTCTTTAGTTTGTCCTGAACCTGGTAGATTTGCAAGAATTCATGATTCAAGATGTGTTGCAAATGgtataatttttcaatgg gGTGCAGTTTGTACAACAATGTTTTGGTCAGCAAtg gcaattgatttatatttagttattaaaaaattatcattaccagCATTTACTGTTAAATATTTTGTTGCTGCAATTTTTACTTTagctttattatttacaactGTACCATTAGCTTGGGATGATTATGGATATGGTTTTGGAGGTGTTGg ttgtTGGATTATGAGTAATTCAGTTCAAAATGGTTGTTTTTGGATACCAATGTTAATATGTTTATTAATTGGAGCagtttcaatttgtttaattatttatgaaattgttaaagtttttaaaaatgttggtAGATCAGgaatttcaattatattaGCAAATGCAAGATTATTTGGTATagtttcatttatttttatagaatatatttatttatttgtatatcATTTTTGGGTTCAAGAAAATACAGAGAAATTCACACAAAATATTACAGATTGGGTAATTTGTGTTCAAACAACAGGTTCATCAGATGGTTGTCCATTACCAAAAGCCGTACCTTATGCAActcaatttatatttttatttttcttacGTTTGTTAGGTATTGAAGTTTGCATTTTCTATGGTATTAATTCTCgttcaaaaaatataattttagaaTCTGATCTTGTGAATAATAAATACTTTAAAGCAATTCGTTCTAAAATTTCAAGTGTTGGTGCAACTTCAACTACAAAGAATAATacttcaacaaataatactTCTGATCAATTCAATACTTCAATGTTTAGTGTTGAAGTTTCAAaaaatggtggtgatgatgatgatttataa
- a CDS encoding OTU domain containin protein — protein MSHSANFVNVQSPPSYIQLAQQQQQQQQQQLQQQQQTQNPTSPTSFLAQQQYSGNIPTTASNQQPYQHIPQPYQPNISSILQPLPIRYIYVNQLPLAQQQQQLQQNQLQQQPPNVIYQQQPLIVQQQQQPNTVQQQQQQPPQTIQQQPNMAQPQPQQTQQFTMEQTFQNILNKIKDKFDKFTTNHVGQDNITFNNAQLPIAKECNTILLKLQNNRNIHTSSLPFTLTPEVYKPPEFFTKVDIIQYHLSGLASILVLMKLSQVDPSFAKQINLMTVKSKFMIEMLAKIFQQQLDNRNNNNNNNTMSMSITNSTVLSSQKNNNPIIIYFNQQFENIKQLKDYFETSDISSNGLVFFTQTLFSMLTGRGYFWYIGEEVTKQLKYKIFETIYDNLFRTVMKCTSETKYKYNLGCFCYSYFKIIQSDHQVTSARFVTQKPQIKDDLYKYLLHYLSLSNDQLSRALSDVPISDSTIWLIYAKTCCLLNQEEKAQIWIQYFINEATDRVTAAAMIQLDEDIAHYHSKSWYVDIMKSIEEEKKKRIEEDDRLNKQRKQQQQQQQSNSSSPHIVGGHVQDQYSEIKTNLLLEGLVLKNMNHDASLISSNVLLNLHPLPQSKEVQIAQQRLNERLELYMLKNSKEIPGDGNCQMHALSDQLYGDLSHSQEVRKTIVDWLRKNKDFQLPNGATICQFVNTNNWDDYCNDMSKNGNWGDHLTLLAAAEHFGSKISIISSVESQSNFFIEIIPSKILNDKVLLLSHYAEFHYGSLCPLR, from the exons ATGTCTCACTCTGCAAACTTT gtaAATGTACAATCTCCACCATCATATATTCAATtagcacaacaacaacaacagcaacaacaacaacaactacaacaacaacaacaaacacaaaACCCAACATCTCCAACATCTTTTTTAGCTCAGCAGCAATATAGTGGTAATATACCAACAACAGCATCAAATCAACAACCATACCAACATATTCCACAACCATACCAACCAAATATTTCATCAATATTACAACCACTCCCAATACGATACATATATGTTAATCAACTTCCATtagcacaacaacaacaacaactacaacaaaatcaactacaacaacaaccaccaaaCGTAATATACCAGCAACAGCCACTTATagtacaacaacaacaacaaccaaatacagtacaacaacagcaacaacaaccaccacaaacTATACAGCAACAACCAAATATggcacaaccacaaccacaacaaactCAACAATTTACAATGGAACAaacttttcaaaatattttaaataaaattaaagataaatttgataaatttacaACGAATCATGTTGGACAAGATAATATTACATTTAATAATGCTCAATTACCAATAGCAAAAGAATGTAAtacaattttattgaaattacaaAACAATAGAAATATTCATAcatcatcattaccattCACATTAACACCAGAGGTTTATAAACCACCAGAGTTCTTTACAAAGGTTGATATTATTCAATATCATCTTAGTGGTTTAGCCTCAATATTAgtattgatgaaattgtCACAAGTCGATCCATCATTTGCTAaacaaatcaatttaatgactgtaaaatcaaaatttatgaTTGAAATGTTGGCaaaaatatttcaacaacaactagaTAACcgtaataacaacaacaacaacaacactaTGTCAATGtcaattacaaattcaacagTTTTATCatcacaaaaaaataataatccaataattatttattttaatcaacaatttgaaaatattaaacaattgAAAGATTATTTTGAAACTAGTGATATTTCATCAAATGGTTTGGTATTCTTTACTCAAACTCTATTCTCAATGTTAACTGGTAGAGGCTACTTTTGGTATATTGGGGAGGAGGTAACCAAACAattgaaatataaaatatttgaaactaTCTATGATAATCTCTTTCGAACCGTTATGAAATGCACATCAGAGACAAAGTATAAGTATAATTTAGGCTGTTTCTGCTATTCTTACTTTAAGATCATTCAATCCGATCACCAAGTGACCTCTGCTAGATTCGTCACACAGAAACCACAAATTAAAGATGATCTCTACAAATATCTCTTACATTATCTTAGTCTTTCAAATGATCAACTTTCAAGAGCTTTATCGGATGTCCCAATCTCCGATTCCACAATTTGGTTAATCTATGCAAAAACATGTTGTCTATTGAATCAAGAAGAGAAGGCTCAAATTTGGATCCAATATTTCATTAATGAAGCTACTGATAGGGTAACAGCTGCTGCAATGATTCAATTGGATGAAGATATTGCTCATTATCATTCAAAATCTTGGTATGTTGATATTatgaaatcaattgaagaagagaaaaagaaaagaattgaagaagatgatcgtttaaataaacaaagaaagcaacaacaacagcaacaacaaagtaattcatcatcaccacatATTGTTGGAGGACATGTTCAAGATCAGTATagtgaaattaaaactaatttattattggaGGGTTTAGTATTAAAGAATATGAATCATGATGCTTCATTGATTAGTTCAAATGTTTTATTGAATCTTCATCCATTACCACAATCAAAAGAGGTGCAAATCGCTCAACAACGTTTGAATGAACGTTTGGAACTTTATATGCTAAAGAATAGTAAAGAGATACCAGGTGATGGCAATTGTCAAATGCATGCTTTATCCGATCAGTTGTATGGTGATTTATCTCATTCTCAAGAAGTTAGAAAAACAATTGTCGATTGGTTAAGAAAGAATAAAGATTTTCAACTTCCAAATGGTGCTACCATTTGTCAATTTGtaaatactaataattgGGATGACTATTGTAACGATATGTCAAAGAATGGAAATTGGGGTGATCATTTAACTCTCTTGGCTGCTGCTGAACATTTTGGTTCAAAGATTTCAATCATCTCTTCTGTTGAAAGTCAAAGTAACTTTTTCATTGAAATCATTCcatctaaaattttaaatgataaagttttattattatctcaTTATGCTGAATTTCATTATGGTTCTTTATGTCCattaagataa